In Tribolium castaneum strain GA2 chromosome 4, icTriCast1.1, whole genome shotgun sequence, one DNA window encodes the following:
- the LOC662866 gene encoding venom acid phosphatase Acph-1, with product MVKLHLCLLLATANFFVLIDCKTSTLELVHVLFRHGDRTPDRRVIYPKDPHINETYYPFGYGQLNNAGKRKQYLLGKALNKRYKKFLGTYTLNTIDARSTDYNRTKVSLQLVLASLFPPEKELVWNKNLDWQPIPFNYWILRDDHVLGDPYKNCKRYKNSYNDFLNSSDGQKLFRQYSDFGEYIMENSGSNFTSKLMADMYFTLTTERENGLELPPWTEKVYPKVLSNLTRLDYVLNTANTELKKLASGFLLKKIITDTEQKVKNMLHQRKRMFIYSAHEYNIAHLMNLLGIYYPHVPPYGSYILIEIHNIKGVRIVKVFYQDYQTEKPKRMKLPNCHNFCRFERFVSLYKKYLPESENECELQD from the exons ATGGTGAAACTACACTTGTGTTTACTTTTGGCGACTGCCAATTTTTTCGTCCTAATTGACTGCAAAACCAGTACTTTGGAACTAGTCCACGTG CTTTTCAGACACGGGGATCGAACTCCTGACAGACGTGTAATCTATCCGAAGGATCCGCACATTAATGAGACTTACTACCCTTTCGGTTATGGTCAACTGAACAAT GCCGGAAAACGCAAACAATACTTACTGGGGAAAGCGTTAAACAAGCGGTACAAGAAATTTTTAGGCACTTATACTTTAAACACAATCGATGCCCGTTCTACTGATTACAACAGGACGAAAGTGTCCTTGCAGCTCGTTCTGGCTTCGTTATTCCCACCCGAAAAGGAACTAGTTTGGAACAAAAATTTGGATTGGCAACCCATTCCATTTAACTATTGGATCCTCCGCGATGATCAC GTTTTAGGCGACCcttataaaaattgcaaacggtacaaaaacagttacaatgattttttaaactcatCAGATGGACAAAAGCTGTTTAGGCAATATTCAGACTTTGGGGAATATATCATGGAGAATAGTGGCTCAAATTTTACGAGTAAGCTAATGGCCGATATGTATTTCACGCTGACTACCGAACGAGAAAATGGGCTTGAATTGCCACCGTGGACTGAGAAAGTTTACCCGAAAGTTTTAAGTAACTTGACTCGTTTGGACTATGTTCTAAATACCGCAAACACAGAGTTGAAAAAACTGGCTTCAg GATTCTTGTTGAAGAAAATCATTACCGACACTGAGCAAAAAGTCAAGAATATGTTGCATCAAAGAAAGCGCATGTTTATATATTCAGCACACGAATACAATATCGCCCATTTGATGAATCTTTTGGGAATATATTACCCTCATGTTCCACCTTATGGTTCCTACATCTTGATAGAGATTCACAACATTAAAGGCGTTCGAATCGTTAAG GTTTTTTATCAGGATTATCAGACCGAAAAGCCAAAACGGATGAAACTGCCGAATTGTCACAATTTCTGTCGGTTTGAACGTTTCGTCAGCCTCTATAAAAAGTATTTGCCTGAGTCTGAAAACGAGTGCGAGCTTCAAGATTAG